In Acidimicrobiales bacterium, a genomic segment contains:
- a CDS encoding class I tRNA ligase family protein, which produces MPVPYEHAAIEQRWQARWADERVHEVDPVASAGGARRVYNLVEFPYPSAEGLHIGHALTYSGADVWGRYQRRRGHTVFQPIGFDAFGINAENYALRVGEHPRDLMARTTANYRRQLTSLGCAWSWDATFTTSDPDYYRWTQWVFLRLFEAGLAYRAVAPVLWCRSCRTVLAREQVEEGRCERCATEVVERTLRQWFLRTTAYAQRLLDGLATQDWPTPAKNRQRAWIGRDGDRLQDWLISRQRYWGPPIPIVHCDRCGEVPVPDDELPVLLPDTDDPAALLAGFADWVSVPCPRCGGPGSRDTDVSDTFLDSSWYYLRFPSADVADRPWDPDRTARWLPVDQYAGGPEHVTRHHLYARFVCMALHDLGLVPFAEPFPRLRLHGMLTMGGAKMSKSRGNVVNPDEMIAAHGADVTRLALLFTRPWDADGDFDPAVVVGVERFLARTWRIVTSPAAPAAPDDDPYPEVDLGPTIDRVTRSIERMQLNTAIAALMTLVGRLQSRMTPPSPAARSTLVGLLAPFAPHVAEELWRHHLGHTTSVHVAPWPASAPSTPG; this is translated from the coding sequence GTGCCGGTGCCGTACGAGCACGCGGCGATCGAGCAGCGCTGGCAGGCGCGGTGGGCCGACGAGCGCGTCCATGAGGTCGACCCGGTAGCCAGCGCCGGCGGGGCTCGCCGGGTGTACAACCTGGTCGAGTTTCCCTATCCCTCCGCCGAGGGGCTGCACATCGGGCACGCGCTGACCTACTCCGGGGCCGACGTGTGGGGGCGTTACCAGCGCCGGCGGGGTCACACGGTGTTCCAGCCGATCGGCTTCGACGCGTTCGGCATCAACGCCGAGAACTACGCCCTGCGCGTCGGCGAGCATCCCCGCGACCTGATGGCCCGGACGACCGCCAACTACCGGCGCCAGCTGACGTCGCTGGGCTGCGCCTGGAGCTGGGACGCCACCTTCACCACCAGCGACCCCGACTACTACCGCTGGACCCAGTGGGTGTTCCTGCGCCTGTTCGAGGCGGGCCTGGCCTACCGGGCGGTCGCCCCGGTGCTGTGGTGCCGCTCGTGTCGGACCGTGCTGGCCCGGGAGCAGGTGGAGGAAGGCCGCTGCGAACGCTGCGCGACCGAGGTCGTGGAGCGGACGCTGCGCCAGTGGTTCCTGCGGACCACCGCGTATGCCCAGCGGCTGCTGGACGGCCTGGCGACCCAGGACTGGCCGACCCCGGCGAAGAACCGGCAGCGGGCCTGGATCGGCCGGGACGGCGACCGCCTGCAGGACTGGCTGATCTCCCGGCAGCGCTACTGGGGCCCGCCCATCCCGATCGTGCACTGCGACCGCTGCGGCGAGGTGCCCGTGCCCGACGACGAGCTGCCCGTGCTGCTGCCCGACACCGACGACCCGGCCGCCCTGCTGGCGGGGTTCGCCGACTGGGTATCGGTCCCGTGCCCCCGCTGCGGAGGGCCAGGGAGCCGGGACACCGACGTGTCCGACACCTTCCTGGACTCCTCCTGGTACTACCTGCGCTTCCCCTCGGCCGACGTCGCCGACCGCCCCTGGGACCCCGATCGCACCGCCCGCTGGCTGCCGGTCGACCAGTACGCCGGTGGGCCCGAGCACGTCACCCGCCACCACCTGTACGCCCGCTTCGTCTGCATGGCGCTGCACGACCTGGGGCTGGTGCCCTTCGCCGAGCCGTTCCCCCGGCTGCGCCTGCACGGGATGCTGACGATGGGCGGCGCCAAGATGTCGAAGAGCCGGGGCAACGTGGTCAACCCCGACGAGATGATCGCCGCCCACGGCGCCGACGTGACGCGCCTGGCGCTGCTGTTCACCCGCCCGTGGGACGCCGACGGCGACTTCGACCCGGCCGTCGTCGTCGGCGTCGAGCGGTTCCTGGCCCGGACGTGGCGGATCGTCACCTCACCCGCCGCACCGGCCGCCCCCGACGACGACCCCTACCCCGAGGTCGACCTGGGCCCGACGATCGACCGGGTCACCCGCTCGATCGAGCGGATGCAGCTGAACACCGCCATCGCCGCGCTGATGACGCTGGTCGGGCGCCTGCAGTCCCGGATGACGCCCCCGTCGCCGGCCGCTCGGAGCACGCTGGTCGGACTGCTGGCGCCCTTCGCCCCGCACGTCGCCGAGGAGCTGTGGCGGCACCACCTCGGCCACACCACGTCGGTGCACGTGGCGCCGTGGCCGGCGTCGGCGCCGTCAACCCCCGGCTGA
- a CDS encoding N-acetyltransferase, which yields MLVRLETPGDADDVRAVHAAAFASSVPDDTGAEPVEVTLVDQLRASGAVVPGLAFVAVVDGLVVGHVVCSRGHLDPGGQPALGLGPLGVRPEHQRGGVGSALMHAVLGAADALGEPLVALLGEPDYYGRFGFALSTRHGIAPPDPAWGEYFQVRPLTAHTTDLTGTFHYAAAFDGL from the coding sequence ATGTTGGTGCGCCTCGAGACCCCGGGAGATGCGGACGACGTGCGGGCGGTCCACGCCGCGGCGTTCGCGTCGTCGGTGCCGGACGACACCGGTGCCGAACCGGTGGAGGTGACGCTGGTCGACCAGCTGCGGGCGTCGGGCGCGGTGGTGCCGGGCCTGGCGTTCGTGGCTGTGGTCGACGGCCTGGTCGTCGGCCACGTGGTCTGCAGCCGGGGTCACCTCGACCCCGGCGGGCAGCCCGCGCTCGGCCTCGGGCCGCTCGGCGTGCGGCCGGAGCACCAGCGTGGGGGCGTCGGCTCGGCGCTGATGCACGCCGTCCTCGGCGCCGCCGACGCGCTGGGCGAGCCCCTCGTCGCGCTGCTGGGCGAGCCCGACTACTACGGGCGGTTCGGCTTCGCCCTGTCGACCCGCCACGGCATCGCCCCACCCGACCCGGCGTGGGGCGAGTACTTCCAGGTCCGCCCGCTGACCGCCCACACCACCGACCTCACCGGCACCTTCCACTACGCCGCCGCCTTCGACGGCCTGTAG
- a CDS encoding acyl-CoA dehydrogenase family protein produces MAWDFSTEPEFQAQLDWVAEFCETEIEPLDLVFPGAVRSRDPKVKALVQPLQQQVKDRGLWALFLDEELGGPGLGQLKLALINEILGRYASAPAIFGTAAPDTGNMEMLAAYGTEEQKQRWLYPLMNQEIWSAYSMTEPQGGSDPNLFQTHAVRDGDEWVINGEKWFTSAGRAADILFVMCTNGMFVVPRKTPGVEIQPFPNTHNHIVYNDVRVPLDHLLGPEDGAKVLAQRRLGGGRIHHAMRTIAQCKRAFDMMCERALSRESHGKVIGEHQMVQEAIADSYAEITSLRLMVLWTAWTIDNSSTQEARTQIAACKYTMAKTLREVSYRALHIMGSLGTTNLTPLQAMYAGAPTMGIADGVDEVHKVTVARNVLKDYRPHEGLWPTEYIPAKREKAQEKYAKLFAEDPALEEYSKRMLAFVASRGGA; encoded by the coding sequence ATGGCCTGGGACTTCTCCACCGAACCCGAGTTCCAAGCACAGCTGGACTGGGTGGCCGAGTTCTGCGAGACGGAGATCGAGCCGCTCGACCTGGTGTTCCCGGGTGCCGTCCGCTCCCGCGACCCCAAGGTCAAGGCGCTGGTGCAGCCCCTCCAGCAGCAGGTGAAGGACCGTGGGCTCTGGGCGCTGTTCCTCGACGAGGAGCTCGGCGGGCCAGGCCTGGGCCAGCTGAAGCTGGCGCTGATCAACGAGATCCTCGGCCGCTACGCGTCGGCGCCCGCCATCTTCGGCACCGCCGCGCCCGACACCGGCAACATGGAGATGCTCGCCGCCTACGGCACCGAGGAGCAGAAGCAGCGCTGGCTGTACCCCCTGATGAACCAGGAGATCTGGTCGGCCTACTCGATGACCGAACCCCAGGGCGGCTCCGACCCCAACCTCTTCCAGACGCACGCCGTGCGCGACGGCGACGAGTGGGTCATCAACGGCGAGAAGTGGTTCACCAGCGCCGGCCGGGCCGCCGACATCCTGTTCGTGATGTGCACCAACGGCATGTTCGTGGTGCCCCGCAAGACCCCCGGCGTCGAGATCCAGCCCTTCCCCAACACCCACAACCACATCGTCTACAACGACGTGCGGGTACCGCTGGACCACCTGCTCGGCCCCGAGGACGGCGCCAAGGTCCTCGCCCAGCGTCGACTGGGCGGCGGTCGCATCCACCACGCCATGCGGACGATCGCCCAGTGCAAGCGGGCCTTCGACATGATGTGCGAGCGGGCGCTCAGCCGGGAGTCGCACGGCAAGGTGATCGGCGAGCACCAGATGGTGCAGGAGGCCATCGCCGACTCCTACGCCGAGATCACGTCGCTGCGGCTGATGGTGCTGTGGACCGCCTGGACCATCGACAACTCCAGCACCCAGGAGGCCCGCACCCAGATCGCCGCCTGCAAGTACACGATGGCCAAGACGCTGCGGGAGGTGTCGTACCGGGCGCTGCACATCATGGGGTCGCTGGGCACCACCAACCTCACCCCGCTGCAGGCCATGTACGCCGGGGCGCCGACGATGGGCATCGCCGACGGCGTCGACGAGGTGCACAAGGTGACCGTGGCCCGCAACGTCCTCAAGGACTACCGGCCCCACGAGGGCCTGTGGCCCACCGAGTACATCCCGGCCAAGCGGGAGAAGGCGCAGGAGAAGTACGCCAAGCTCTTCGCCGAGGACCCGGCGTTGGAGGAGTACTCGAAGCGCATGCTCGCCTTCGTCGCCTCGCGCGGCGGTGCCTGA
- a CDS encoding nicotinate phosphoribosyltransferase produces the protein MTGTSCDLYELTMAVSYLDQGMGGEAVFSLYPRVLPPDRGYLVAAGVDDAVDAVCALRFDDDELAWLGGIGFRPDAVARLADVRFTGEIHAVPEGRIVTAGEPILEITAPLVEAQLVETIVLNQVTYQTAIATKAARCVDAAAGRIALADFAFRRTHGVEAALAVARVSAMVGFVGTSNVPAARRFGLPAVGTMAHSYVEAFPSERDAFRTFAGLFPDRATFLVDTYDTLEGVRAAADVIRELGLAQDVGVRLDSGDLAGLARSARTILDDAGLPHVRILASGGLDEHSIAELVQAGVPIDAVGVGSQLGVSADAPTVETAYKLVSYEGRPVRKRSPGKASFPGAKQVWRSPEGDRITARDEVVADAEPLLVPMVRDGRRVVERPTIEANRQVFRRDLEALPAVARRLRSPEPLAATFSPALLQLAAEADAAHP, from the coding sequence GTGACCGGGACCTCGTGCGACCTCTACGAGCTGACGATGGCGGTCAGCTACCTCGATCAGGGGATGGGCGGCGAGGCGGTGTTCAGCCTCTACCCCCGGGTCCTGCCACCGGACCGGGGCTACCTGGTGGCGGCGGGCGTGGACGACGCCGTCGACGCGGTCTGCGCCCTGCGGTTCGACGACGACGAGCTGGCCTGGCTGGGCGGGATCGGCTTCCGCCCCGACGCCGTCGCCCGCCTCGCCGACGTCCGCTTCACCGGCGAGATCCACGCCGTGCCCGAGGGCCGGATCGTCACCGCGGGCGAGCCGATCCTGGAGATCACGGCCCCGCTGGTGGAGGCGCAGCTGGTGGAGACCATCGTGTTGAACCAGGTCACCTACCAGACCGCCATCGCCACCAAGGCGGCCCGGTGCGTCGACGCCGCTGCGGGCCGCATCGCCCTGGCCGACTTCGCCTTCCGCCGCACCCACGGCGTAGAGGCGGCCCTGGCGGTGGCCCGGGTGTCGGCCATGGTCGGCTTCGTCGGCACCAGCAACGTGCCGGCGGCCCGGCGCTTCGGGCTGCCGGCCGTGGGGACGATGGCGCACTCCTACGTCGAGGCCTTCCCCAGCGAGCGCGACGCCTTCCGCACCTTCGCCGGCCTGTTCCCCGACCGGGCGACGTTCCTGGTCGACACCTACGACACACTCGAGGGTGTGCGGGCGGCGGCCGACGTGATCCGGGAGCTGGGGCTGGCGCAGGACGTCGGCGTCCGGCTCGACAGCGGTGACCTCGCCGGCCTGGCCCGGTCGGCGCGCACGATCCTCGACGACGCCGGCCTGCCGCACGTGCGGATCCTCGCCAGCGGCGGCCTCGACGAGCACTCGATCGCCGAGCTGGTGCAGGCCGGGGTGCCGATCGACGCCGTGGGCGTGGGCTCCCAGCTCGGCGTGTCGGCCGACGCCCCGACGGTCGAGACGGCCTACAAGCTGGTGAGCTACGAGGGTCGGCCGGTGCGCAAGCGGTCGCCGGGCAAGGCCAGCTTCCCCGGCGCCAAGCAGGTGTGGCGCTCACCCGAGGGCGACCGGATCACCGCCCGCGACGAGGTCGTCGCCGACGCCGAGCCGCTGCTGGTGCCGATGGTGCGGGACGGCCGACGGGTCGTCGAGCGGCCGACGATCGAGGCGAATCGCCAGGTGTTCCGGCGGGACCTGGAGGCGCTGCCGGCGGTGGCACGCCGGCTGCGGTCGCCGGAACCGCTGGCGGCGACGTTCTCGCCGGCACTGCTGCAGCTGGCCGCCGAGGCCGACGCGGCGCACCCCTGA
- a CDS encoding LLM class F420-dependent oxidoreductase — MQIGVVFPQSELGGDVGAVRAYAEAVEGLGYRHVLAYDHVVGADPAVHEGWSGPYDVATTFHEPFVLFGYLAGVTSVELVTGIIILPQRQTVLVAKQAAEVDLLTRGRFRFGVGLGWNAVEYEALGKSFGDRGRRLGEQIVLLRRLWTETSVTHEGPDDVVTGAGLAPLPVQRPIPVWIGGASEPAYRRIGRLADGWFPMVPPGDHLDRALAVIASSAEAAGRDPAKLGMEGRINWDAADPDRFADHAARWQVAGATHLGVNTMGTVGTGASVDDHIAALSTAAERLGLSAGG, encoded by the coding sequence GTGCAGATCGGCGTGGTGTTCCCGCAGTCCGAGCTGGGCGGCGACGTGGGTGCCGTCCGGGCGTACGCCGAGGCGGTCGAGGGCCTCGGCTACCGGCACGTCCTGGCCTACGACCACGTGGTGGGTGCCGACCCGGCCGTGCACGAGGGCTGGTCCGGGCCGTACGACGTGGCCACCACCTTCCACGAGCCGTTCGTGCTGTTCGGCTACCTCGCCGGGGTGACGTCGGTGGAGCTGGTGACCGGCATCATCATCCTGCCCCAGCGCCAGACGGTGCTCGTCGCCAAGCAGGCGGCCGAGGTCGACCTGCTCACCCGGGGGCGCTTCCGCTTCGGCGTCGGCCTGGGCTGGAACGCCGTGGAGTACGAGGCGCTGGGCAAGTCGTTCGGCGACCGGGGGCGCCGCCTCGGCGAGCAGATCGTCCTGCTGCGCCGGCTGTGGACCGAGACCTCGGTGACCCACGAGGGGCCGGACGACGTCGTGACCGGGGCGGGCCTCGCACCCCTGCCGGTGCAGCGACCGATCCCGGTGTGGATCGGCGGCGCCTCGGAGCCCGCGTACCGGCGCATCGGGCGCCTGGCCGACGGCTGGTTCCCGATGGTCCCGCCGGGCGACCACCTCGACCGGGCGCTCGCCGTGATCGCCTCGTCGGCCGAGGCCGCGGGGCGCGACCCGGCGAAGCTCGGCATGGAGGGCCGCATCAACTGGGACGCTGCCGACCCCGACCGCTTCGCCGACCACGCCGCCCGCTGGCAGGTCGCCGGCGCCACCCACCTCGGCGTCAACACGATGGGCACCGTCGGCACCGGGGCGTCGGTCGACGACCACATCGCGGCTTTGTCGACCGCTGCCGAGCGGCTGGGGCTCTCAGCCGGGGGTTGA
- a CDS encoding VOC family protein gives MRPLALHHVSINVDDVGAALRFYVEGLGLVPRPDRPDFSFGGAWLDAGGQQVHLIEGAPPDRLGQHFALQVGDLDATVAELRDVGLDVSDPKPVGTSLQAFVSDPSGNVVELHQVAGAADAGVR, from the coding sequence GTGCGACCGCTCGCCCTGCACCACGTGTCCATCAACGTCGACGACGTGGGGGCCGCGCTGCGGTTCTACGTCGAGGGGCTGGGGCTCGTCCCCCGCCCGGATCGACCCGACTTCTCCTTCGGCGGCGCCTGGCTCGACGCCGGGGGGCAGCAGGTCCACCTGATCGAGGGCGCACCGCCGGACCGGCTGGGGCAGCACTTCGCCCTGCAGGTCGGCGACCTCGACGCCACCGTCGCCGAGCTGCGGGACGTGGGCCTCGACGTCAGCGACCCGAAACCGGTCGGCACGAGTCTCCAGGCGTTCGTGTCCGACCCGAGCGGCAACGTGGTCGAGCTCCACCAGGTGGCCGGCGCGGCCGACGCGGGGGTGCGCTGA